aaattcaatagaaagGATTACGATaccctttctcttttttacctCAACAGAGGATACTATAATGAGTTGAGTTTCCGTGTCCTGGAACGTTGTTACGAAATAGCGAGTGCCAGGCCGAACGACAGCTCTACGATGCGTACTTTCACTGACTTTGTTTCTGGCACACCTATTGTAAGGAGTCTTCAGAAAAGCACCATAAGGAAATATGGATACAATTTGGCACCCTACATGTTCTTGTTACTACACGTAGATGAGCTatcgattttttctgcatACCAAGCAAGTTTACCtggcgaaaagaaagtcgACACAGAGCGGCTGAAGCGTGATCTATGCCCACGTAAACCCACTGAGATAAAGTACTTTTCACAGATATGTAACGAtatgatgaacaaaaaggacCGATTGGGTGATGTTTTGCATGTGTGCTGCCCAAGTTGAGAAGAGATACTAACAAAATGACCGCGGCTCTCAAAAATAATTGACGAGCTTACGGTGATACGCTTACCGTTATCCAGAGCTACAGCGCAACGTATACGTCGACGATACAACAAGAACGGTTCATCGGAGCCTCGACTAAAGACGCTTGACGGACTCACTTCCGAGCGCTGGATTCAATGGTTAGGCCTTGAAAGCGACTACCATTGTTCATTCTCTAGTACTCGGAATGCGGAAGACGTAGTGGCAGGTGAGGCGGCGAGTTCAGATcatgatcaaaaaatttcaagagtaACGCGAAAAAGGCCCCGAGAGCCCAAGAGTACAAACGATATCCTCGTCGCAGGCCGGAAACTCTTTGGCAGCTCCTTTGAATTCAGGGACTTGCATCAGTTGCGCTTATGTCATGAAATATACATGGCAGACACACCCTCTGTGGCAGTACAGGCCCCACCGGGCTATGGTAAGACGGAGTTATTTCATCTCCCCTTGATAGCACTGGCATCTAAGGGCGACGTGAAATATGTGTCGTTTCTGTTTGTACCGTACACAGTGTTGCTTGCTAATTGCATGATCAGGTTGGGCCGACGCGGTTGCTTGAATGTGGCCCCTgtaagaaactttattgaagaaggttgCGATGGCGTTACTGATTTATACGTGGGGATCTACGATGATCTTGCTAGCACTAATTTCACAGACAGGATAGCTGCGTGGGAGAATATTGTTGAGTGCACCTTTAGGACCAACAACGTAAAATTGGGTTACCTCATTGTAGATGAGTTTCACAACTTTGAAACGGAGGTCTACCGGCAGTCGCAATTTGGGGGCATAACTaaccttgattttgacGCTTTTGAGAAAGCAATCTTTTTGAGCGGCACAGCCCCTGAGGCTGTTGCTGATGCTGCGTTGCAGCGTATTGGGCTTACGGGACTGGCCAAGAAGTCGATGGACATCAACGAGCTCAAACGGTCGGAAGATCTCAGCAGAGGTCTATCCAGCTATCCAACACGGATGTTTAATCTAATCAAGGAGAAATCCGAGGTGCCTTTAGGGCatgttcataaaatttggaagaaagtgGAATCACAGCCCGAAGAAGCACTGAAGCTTCTTTTAGccctctttgaaattgaaccaGAGTCGAAGGCCATTGTAGTTGCAAGCACAACCAACgaagtggaagaattgGCCTGCTCTTGGAGAAAGTATTTTAGGGTGGTATGGATACACGGGAAGCTTGGGTGCTGCAGAAAAGGTGTCTCGCACAAAGGAGTTTGTCACTGACGGTAGCATGCAAGTTCTCATCGGAACGAAATTAGTGACTGAAGGAATTGACATTAAGcaattgatgatggtgatcatgcttgataatagacttaatattattgagcTCATTCAAGGCGTAGGGAGACTAAGAGATGGGGGCCTCTGTTATCTATTatctagaaaaaacagTTGGGCGGCAAGGAATCGTAAGGGTGAATTACCACCGATTAAGGAAGGCTGTATAACCGAACAGGTACGCGAGTTCTATGGacttgaatcaaagaaaggaaaaaaagggcCAGCATGTTGGATGCTGTGGCTCCAGGACAGACCTGTCTGCTGACACAGTGGAACTGATAGAAAGAATGGACAGATTGGCTGAAAATCAGGCGACAGCTTCCATGTCGATCGTTGCGTTACCGTCTAGCTTCCAGGAGAGCAATAGCAGTGACAGGTGCAGAAAGTATTGCAGCAGTGATGAGGACAGCGACACGTGCATTCATGGTAGTGCTAATGCCAGTACCAATGCGactaccaactccagcactaatgctactaccactgccagcatcaacgtcaggactagtgcgactaccactgccagcatcaacgtcaggac
This genomic interval from Saccharomyces cerevisiae S288C chromosome VIII, complete sequence contains the following:
- a CDS encoding uncharacterized protein (Helicase-like protein encoded within the telomeric Y' element); its protein translation is MDRKRSFEKIVVSVMVGKNVQKFLTFVEDEPDFQGGPIPSKYLIPKKINLMVYTLFQVHTLKFNRKDYDTLSLFYLNRGYYNELSFRVLERCYEIASARPNDSSTMRTFTDFVSGTPIVRSLQKSTIRKYGYNLAPYMFLLLHVDELSIFSAYQASLPGEKKVDTERLKRDLCPRKPTEIKYFSQICNDMMNKKDRLGDVLATAQRIRRRYNKNGSSEPRLKTLDGLTSERWIQWLGLESDYHCSFSSTRNAEDVVAGEAASSDHDQKISRVTRKRPREPKSTNDILVAGRKLFGSSFEFRDLHQLRLCHEIYMADTPSVAVQAPPGYGKTELFHLPLIALASKGDVKYVSFLFVPYTVLLANCMIRLGRRGCLNVAPVRNFIEEGCDGVTDLYVGIYDDLASTNFTDRIAAWENIVECTFRTNNVKLGYLIVDEFHNFETEVYRQSQFGGITNLDFDAFEKAIFLSGTAPEAVADAALQRIGLTGLAKKSMDINELKRSEDLSRGLSSYPTRMFNLIKEKSEVPLGHVHKIWKKVESQPEEALKLLLALFEIEPESKAIVVASTTNEVEELACSWRKYFRVVWIHGKLGCCRKGVSHKGVCH